From Cyprinus carpio isolate SPL01 chromosome A7, ASM1834038v1, whole genome shotgun sequence, a single genomic window includes:
- the LOC109069123 gene encoding mRNA decay activator protein ZFP36L2-like, whose amino-acid sequence MFETSQDDLFLFPAGGQNEAFFPEEGLGSGSLSLAQALLPLVESPSPPMTPWLCSTRYKTELCSRYAETGTCKYAERCQFAHGLHDLHVPSRHPKYKTELCRTYHTAGNCVYGNRCLFVHNLKEQRPARPRRRNVPCRTYRAFGVCPFGTRCHFLHIEGGSASDGGGEERIWQPPSQSQEWKPRGALCRTFSTFGFCLYGTRCRFQHGLPNTIKGLNSNHTSWPQQMTNGGSLSPASDTCSSPSPPSSSPPSALASPVYPDGSGPVTPPSVEVVANNAFTFSSQHLNDLLLPLALRLQQLENAANAGPRDALDKPLLS is encoded by the exons ATGTTTGAg ACCAGTCAGGATGACCTGTTTCTCTTCCCCGCTGGAGGCCAGAATGAGGCTTTCTTTCCTGAGGAGGGTTTAGGCAGTGGGAGCTTGTCTCTTGCTCAGGCCTTGCTTCCTCTGGTTGAGTCCCCATCGCCCCCAATGACACCCTGGCTGTGCTCCACCCGCTATAAGACAGAACTGTGCAGCCGTTATGCTGAGACGGGTACTTGCAAGTATGCCGAACGCTGCCAGTTTGCCCACGGCCTCCATGATCTCCATGTACCCTCCCGTCATCCCAAGTACAAAACCGAGCTGTGTCGTACTTACCACACCGCCGGCAACTGCGTTTATGGCAACCGTTGTCTCTTCGTGCACAACCTTAAAGAGCAGAGGCCTGCCCGTCCCCGTCGCAGGAATGTGCCTTGCCGTACCTATCGTGCATTTGGGGTTTGCCCCTTTGGTACCAGATGCCACTTCCTGCACATTGAGGGTGGCTCTGCATCAGATGGTGGAGGGGAGGAGCGAATCTGGCAACCTCCATCACAATCCCAAGAGTGGAAGCCTCGAGGTGCCCTCTGCCGCACCTTCAGCACATTTGGTTTCTGTCTCTATGGCACCCGTTGTCGGTTCCAACATGGGCTTCCTAACACTATCAAAGGTCTCAACTCAAACCACACATCCTGGCCTCAACAGATGACCAATGGGGGCTCTCTTTCACCTGCCTCAGACACATGCTCTTCACCATCTCCACCATCCTCATCCCCTCCATCTGCGCTGGCTTCGCCTGTGTATCCTGATGGCTCTGGTCCAGTCACGCCACCATCGGTAGAAGTAGTGGCCAACAACGCTTTCACCTTCAGCAGCCAACATCTGAATGACCTGCTGCTCCCTCTGGCCCTTCGGCTCCAGCAGTTGGAGAACGCTGCCAATGCTGGTCCTCGAGATGCTCTGGACAAGCCACTGTTGTCATGA
- the LOC109069121 gene encoding TAF6-like RNA polymerase II p300/CBP-associated factor-associated factor 65 kDa subunit 6L, with protein sequence MTEREERRFAEVPRESIKLMAESTGVELSEEVAALLAEDVCYRLREATQNSSQFMRHAKRRKLSVEDFNRALRWSNTETVCGYGAQDALPFRPLKEGELFFVEDREINLVELALATNIPKGCAETMVRVHVSYLDGKGNLEPQGTVPTAVQSLSEDLLKYYQQITRAILGEDPHLMKVALLDLQSNSKIAALLPYFVYVISGVKSVSHDLDQLNRLLHMVKSLVQNPYLYLGSYVRSLVSSVMYCILEPLAASINPLNDHWTLRDYAALLLSHIFWTHGDLVSGLYHQILLSLQKVLSDPVRPLCSHYGAVVGLHALGWKAVERVLYPHLPAYWANLQAVLDDYSVSNAQVKADGHKVYGAILVAVERLLKMKALSLTLAAGGGSADLPGTTTGAVGFRENSPGLSPPPEPLSEPPLGIASHLQAGGAGCQWEEWTPVSLPAMYCELYSFFGDSLAVRFSTDPPLGGAPSSRSCQPLEGRKEPASGAPNLENTRKMPQLTASMNISPRQDGSPRMEPQPPSLAATVSGRSLARSSSSSSSVSRSRSSSSRPGRSTSQSRDIFPKARFPLPQAGPPAFSFIIGGRQMGRRCQGRRFQTSFTPTPPLNTLPPRAYAHKLPVIGRVSKPVRRWTCSHYSLHLPL encoded by the exons ATGACAGAGCGGGAGGAACGGCGCTTCGCCGAGGTGCCGCGGGAATCCATTAAACTAATGGCCGAAAGCACCGGAGTCGAGCTTAGCGAGGAGGTGGCAGCTCTGCTGGCGGAGGATGTGTGCTACCGCCTCAGAGAGGCTACACAG AACAGCTCACAGTTCATGAGACATGCAAAGAGAAGGAAGCTGAGCGTGGAAGACTTCAATAGAGCACTACGGTGGAGCAATACTGAG ACTGTTTGCGGCTATGGTGCGCAAGACGCCTTACCGTTCCGTCCATTAAAGGAAGGAGAGCTTTTCTTTGTAGAGGATCGGGAGATAAATCTGGTGGAGTTGGCACTTGCTACTAACATTCCCAAAGGCTGTGCAGAGACGATGGTTCGAG TGCATGTGTCATATCTTGATGGAAAAGGCAATCTGGAACCTCAAGGGACAG TGCCCACTGCTGTTCAGTCTCTATCAGAGGATCTGCTGAAGTATTACCAACAAATAACGCGAGCCATTTTAGGAGAGGACCCACATCTGATGAAG GTGGCTTTGCTAGACCTCCAGTCCAATTCAAAGATCGCTGCCCTCCTGCCTTACTTCGTTTACGTCATCAGTGGG GTGAAGTCAGTAAGTCATGATCTGGACCAGTTAAACAGACTCCTGCACATGGTGAAGAGTTTGGTGCAGAACCCGTACCTGTACCTGGGCTCATATGTGCGCAGTCTTGTGTCCAGTGTCATGTACTGCATCCTGGAGCCTCTTGCTGCTTCCATCAACCCCCTCAATGACCACTGGACTCTGAGAGACTATGCAGCCCTCCTGCTCAGCCACATCTTCTG GACACATGGTGATCTTGTGAGTGGGCTGTACCATCAGATTCTTCTGTCTCTGCAGAAGGTTCTTTCAGATCCAGTTAGACCTCTCTGTTCCCACTATGGAGCAGTAGTAGGTCTGCATGCTCTTGGCTGGAAG GCTGTTGAACGTGTGCTGTATCCTCACCTCCCTGCCTATTGGGCGAATCTACAAGCTGTGCTAGATGATTACTCCGTGTCCAACGCTCAGGTGAAAGCAGACGGCCACAAAGTCTATGGAGCCATTCTG GTGGCGGTAGAGCGTTTGCTGAAGATGAAGGCACTCAGTCTGACCTTGGCAGCAGGTGGAGGCAGTGCTGATCTACCAGGCACTACCACAGGAGCTGTCGGCTTCAGAGAAAACTCACCTGGCCTCAGCCCACCTCCCGAACCTCTTTCCGAACCCCCTCTTGGCATTGCAAGCCATCTTCAAGCAGGTGGAGCTGGCTGTCAATGGGAGGAGTGGACTCCTGTATCTCTTCCTGCCATGTACTGTGAACTCTACTCCTTTTTTGGAGACAGTCTGGCTGTACGCTTCAGCACTGACCCACCACTAGGTGGTGCCCCATCTTCACGTTCCTGCCAACCACTAGAGGGCAGGAAAGAGCCAGCGAGTGGTGCCCCCAATCTTGAGAATACACGAAAAATGCCCCAGCTAACTGCCAGTATGAATATTAGCCCAAGACAAGATGGAAGCCCTCGAATGGAACCACAACCACCAAGTCTGGCTGCTACCGTCTCAGGGAG ATCTCTTGCCCgctcttcatcctcctcatcttccgTCTCACGTTCCAGGTCATCTTCGTCACGTCCTGGACGTTCAACCAGCCAATCCCGAGACATTTTCCCTAAAGCTCGCTTCCCGCTGCCTCAGGCTGGACCTCCTGCTTTCTCTTTCATCATTGGCGGGCGGCAGATGGGGCGACGCTGTCAGGGAAGGCGCTTCCAGACGAGCTTTACTCCAACTCCACCTCTTAACACCCTCCCACCTCGTGCTTACGCCCACAAGCTGCCGGTCATAGGGAGAGTCAGCAAACCTGTGCGCCGCTGGACATGTTCCCATTACTCTCTTCACCTGCCTCTTTAA